GAGACCCCTGAAGCAAAAGGGTTATTACCAATTGTCTTCAAGGAAGATGTTGCGTGTTCATTAGCAATGCTTCATTTCTCTTTTATCAGCCACCAAAAGGATTTTGACCTCTGTGTTCTGTTTGCTTTTCATGGTGAACCTGGATATGATGACTTTCTCATGTATCTATCGCAATTTATGATTCCTAAAAATGTAACAACTGCGTTTTTGTTTGACAAGCCAATCACACATGATATCTTGAATCTTGTAAACACTGATTTGGTTGTAACAAATTATGACTTACCCGATGCACATAAGATGCAGTGTGATGTCATTCAATTATCCTACATACCCAGTATGGCTGAATGGACTTCACTTCGAAATGCAATTCTCAATTTGGCTGCTTCAAAGCATTCGCGAAGTAAACCCGATGAAGACATGGATTCACATTCTTTCTCATAAAACTCAAAAGGAGTCACTGACTCCTTTTTAAGTGTTTATGAATTGGATTCGTTGTGTGATCCTTTTTTCAAGTGTGCAAAGCGTCTTAACTCTTGTAATGCAAAGGTTAATCCTCCAAGACAGACGAGTAAGAATCCTATAAATGCAGTGTTTCTATGCTCAGTTCCGGTTTCTGGTAGATCTGGTTTTGATGGTTTAACCGGTTTAGGTTCTTCATCAATGCGTTTTTCATACGTGTTGGTGAAGGTAATTGAATCCACAATTTGTCCGGCTTTTGTATAAGTAACCTGATCAACTACAAGTTTCAGTCTTTGTTCACTGACACTTACTTGAACTGTAACAGGGTCCATATCATATTCATACTCAGAAGTTCGATCGACGATTTCTCGAATGACATAGGTATAAGTGCCTACTTTGGTAAAGGTAATTTCTCCAAAGGATGCACTCCCTTCCCCATTTATGAGTACAGTGCTTGTATCTTGAACGGGTGCGTTGTTCATCCCCGTCAGTTTAAATGCAAAGGTTTCATCGGGTGCATTTCCATCGGATTTGATAATCTTACTAATATCAAATTGAAGGCTTGTTGGGACACGGTATGTGAGCTTAATGACATAATTGTCTAAGTATTCGATTTCAAAATGTTCGCGGTCTTTTGTTCTGACATAATACTCGATTTCATTGCCATCTTTATCATACTTCGGCACTTCAAACTCAAACTTCCAATCCTGGTCTTTGTTTGTGGTTGTACATGCAATTTCAACACCATCGCCATTATAAACACACACTTCAATTTCATCTGGAATCACATGATCATAGCCATCTGGAACATTCCAAATCACTTCCCCTTCAATGATATTGTTGATGATTGATTTATCAAAGGTGTTGACCGCTTTAACATGCGTCGTCGTTCCTTCAACTGCATTCCCTTTTCCATTGAATAGATTTAGAATATACCCCTCTTGCTGATAGTCTTTTTCTTTAACTTCATAGTGTGCTCCAGGTTTTACTTCAATCGTTTTAGATTGACCATGTTTCAACGTGAATGACTCTGTAACACCATCGATTGTGAGTGTAAACTCAAATGCTTTATTTAAGTCTCCTTCACCAACTACTTCTTTTCTTATTTCTAGAAGCGTTTTTTGTGGTTCAGGTATGAAACGGTTTTTAAAGGTTACAGTTGTATCCTTACGATCCACCACTCCACTCACTGTATTAACAAGTTCTTGATATGTTTCAAGATCTTGTTCATGGATTTCGTAGGTTGTGCCATAGGGAATGTTCTCAAATACAGCAGTTGAATTTGCTGGGATTTGAAGTGTTGACCCTTCATCATACTTCACAGGATTTCCACCGTCAATTGACACAGTAAGTTCTTCAATATGTTCACTAAATGATACGGTAAATGTGAAACTGTCTTTAAGCGTGGTTCCCACAACATCTTTTTTAACAATAAGCGATCCCGTCTTTGCTTCAGGTGTATCGTTTAGATAGGTATTGGTCACGACATATTCCATCACTGTATCGCGTGATGTTGTCCCTTGGATCTCATTGTGTGAACTACTATATCCTTGATTGCTTGCATCAGTTTCCTTGATTGTGTACTTCAAATTGTCTTTGTGTGTCTGTACCACAAGGGTGTCATAATGTTTGAGCATAATTGTGTCTCCACTTGCGAGTTCAAATGGGATCGAACCATTTAACGATGCAAAGTAGGTCATGCCGTCTTCAAATGTAATGGTAAATTCAAATTCAGTCAGAAGTTGGTCTAAGGATAATTGTGAACCATCCCGATTCACAACGTGCTTTGTGAGAATAAACGATCCATCCCCTTTTTCTTCATCAATTACATGAGTAATGGTTACATCATCATGCCCTTTAAGAATTCCTGTAACATCTGTGATATCGGGTGTGTAGCCTTCTTTAGGAATGGTTTGTATAGAGTATTCAAGACCACATGGAAGGTTTTCGAAAAGAATGGATTCAAGGTGTTTCAAAAAGACTGAACCTGTTCCATCAATCACACCGCTTTGATTACTTCCTGTAAAGGTATATGGATAGGATTTTCCATCACTAAATGTAATCACGTACTCAAACTCAAGATTGCGTTGATCATCACTGAGCATGGTGCCATTACTGTTTTTCACGATATTCAACAGTTCAAGTGAACATGTATTACATACACTATAGGTTTGAACTAATACATACTTTTTGAGACTACAATCAACACTAAATTCAAACTTGAGTGGGTCTTCTAACTGTTCATCAAGATAAAAATCATATCCAGAAGGCGGCATAATTCCCTTGAAGTAATAGTCCCCTGATTCAAGATGCAGGGTAACTTCTCCTGATTCATTTGTTGTGTAAATATCACCGATACGTTCATCTCCAAGCTCGTTTTTACGGTACAATTCAAAGCTTGCACCTTCTAACATTTTACTTGTATTCAGTTCTGAATTATCAAGAATAACAACACATTGATTAAACTCTGTTCCAAAGTTTGCGGTTTTGTGTTGCGTATCATCATACCAAGCACTGAGTGTTGAGATTGTAAGGAGCATGACAAATAATGCAATGACCCCCGATTTGATTTTCTTATACGCTCGTTTTCTCATAAATCAATAACGTTCTTCCTTTCTTTTTTCAATTCTTTCAAATAATCACTTGCTGAATTTTTAAATGCAATGATGAGAATAACAATAACACCACTTAGGATATAGTTCTCTTTAATGTAAGAAATATAGATTCCCAACTGAGGAACGGTTAGTTTTACTTCTCCGATCACATTGGCAGCATAGACTTTTTCTTTGT
This DNA window, taken from Erysipelothrix larvae, encodes the following:
- a CDS encoding DUF7601 domain-containing protein; translated protein: MRKRAYKKIKSGVIALFVMLLTISTLSAWYDDTQHKTANFGTEFNQCVVILDNSELNTSKMLEGASFELYRKNELGDERIGDIYTTNESGEVTLHLESGDYYFKGIMPPSGYDFYLDEQLEDPLKFEFSVDCSLKKYVLVQTYSVCNTCSLELLNIVKNSNGTMLSDDQRNLEFEYVITFSDGKSYPYTFTGSNQSGVIDGTGSVFLKHLESILFENLPCGLEYSIQTIPKEGYTPDITDVTGILKGHDDVTITHVIDEEKGDGSFILTKHVVNRDGSQLSLDQLLTEFEFTITFEDGMTYFASLNGSIPFELASGDTIMLKHYDTLVVQTHKDNLKYTIKETDASNQGYSSSHNEIQGTTSRDTVMEYVVTNTYLNDTPEAKTGSLIVKKDVVGTTLKDSFTFTVSFSEHIEELTVSIDGGNPVKYDEGSTLQIPANSTAVFENIPYGTTYEIHEQDLETYQELVNTVSGVVDRKDTTVTFKNRFIPEPQKTLLEIRKEVVGEGDLNKAFEFTLTIDGVTESFTLKHGQSKTIEVKPGAHYEVKEKDYQQEGYILNLFNGKGNAVEGTTTHVKAVNTFDKSIINNIIEGEVIWNVPDGYDHVIPDEIEVCVYNGDGVEIACTTTNKDQDWKFEFEVPKYDKDGNEIEYYVRTKDREHFEIEYLDNYVIKLTYRVPTSLQFDISKIIKSDGNAPDETFAFKLTGMNNAPVQDTSTVLINGEGSASFGEITFTKVGTYTYVIREIVDRTSEYEYDMDPVTVQVSVSEQRLKLVVDQVTYTKAGQIVDSITFTNTYEKRIDEEPKPVKPSKPDLPETGTEHRNTAFIGFLLVCLGGLTFALQELRRFAHLKKGSHNESNS